The following are encoded together in the Rhizobium brockwellii genome:
- a CDS encoding XapX domain-containing protein: MKVYLLSLGAGLLVGVIYSLLNVRSPAPPVVALIGLLGILVGEQLVPLAKSIWAREPAAVSWLHQVKPHMFGHLPKGGQNVVAVNPPHDDPMPGKS; the protein is encoded by the coding sequence ATGAAAGTCTATCTCCTGTCACTCGGTGCCGGCCTGCTGGTTGGCGTGATCTACAGCCTCCTCAATGTCCGCTCGCCTGCCCCGCCTGTCGTCGCGCTCATCGGGCTGCTTGGAATTCTTGTCGGCGAGCAGCTCGTGCCATTGGCAAAAAGCATCTGGGCTCGTGAGCCTGCCGCCGTCTCCTGGCTTCACCAGGTAAAGCCGCACATGTTCGGGCACCTCCCGAAGGGCGGGCAAAACGTGGTGGCGGTGAACCCGCCCCATGACGATCCGATGCCGGGGAAAAGCTGA
- a CDS encoding hydrolase, producing the protein MSSKLQVLTPQNSQIIFIDQQPQMAFGVQSIDRQVLKNNVVGLAKAARIFNIPTTITTVETDSFSGNTFPELLTVVPDNDILERTSMNSWDDQNVRDALAKHAADGRKKIVVAGLWTEVCNTTFALSCMYDTDYEIYMVADASGGTSVDAHKYAMDRMVQAGVVPVTWQQVLLEWQRDWARKETYDAVTSLVKEHSGAYGMGIDYAVTHVHGGAERVSHGKRIGPNPAK; encoded by the coding sequence ATGTCCAGCAAGCTTCAGGTCCTCACCCCGCAGAACAGTCAGATCATCTTCATCGACCAGCAGCCGCAGATGGCCTTCGGTGTTCAGTCGATCGACCGCCAGGTCTTGAAGAACAACGTTGTCGGTCTTGCCAAGGCGGCGAGGATATTCAACATCCCGACCACTATCACCACCGTCGAGACCGACAGCTTTTCGGGCAACACTTTCCCGGAACTGCTCACTGTCGTCCCGGACAATGATATCCTTGAGCGCACGTCGATGAATTCCTGGGACGACCAGAACGTCCGCGACGCGCTGGCCAAGCACGCTGCCGATGGCCGCAAGAAGATTGTCGTCGCTGGCCTCTGGACGGAGGTTTGCAACACCACCTTCGCGCTCTCCTGCATGTACGATACCGACTACGAAATCTACATGGTGGCGGATGCATCCGGCGGCACGTCCGTCGATGCCCACAAATATGCGATGGACCGAATGGTACAGGCCGGCGTCGTTCCGGTCACCTGGCAGCAGGTCCTGCTCGAATGGCAGCGCGACTGGGCCCGCAAGGAAACCTACGACGCGGTCACGTCGCTGGTGAAGGAGCATTCCGGCGCTTACGGCATGGGTATCGACTATGCCGTCACCCACGTCCACGGCGGCGCCGAGCGGGTCAGCCATGGCAAGCGGATCGGCCCGAACCCTGCCAAGTAG